The Amblyomma americanum isolate KBUSLIRL-KWMA chromosome 11, ASM5285725v1, whole genome shotgun sequence genome includes the window CCATTGCTTCTCTTATAGTCACATACACACATAAGCTGCACATGTTCCAGACACCATGGGAATTTGAAAGAAGCGATGGATGGTGCTCTAAAGTGTGCTGCACTGCTTCGAAGTGCAGCTTTCCACCAGTGCACGCAACTTCTTTGACAAAGTCCTCTGAAGCATGTCACCATAATTCTGTTTGAGccacctcggtggctcagtggttatggtgctcggctgctgacccgaaaggtacAATTTCGATCCTGGGTGTCGAAATCATATTTCAATGGAGACAAAATGCTGAAGACTTGTGTACTGTgcctgagtcacttcgggacaTTCAAACCCATAAAAACCACAACAGGTTGTGGTTTGGGAGGCGTCATTATCCTTTTTTAATGGCTTTGATATCTGTAAGTGTTAAGGGTGGATGGCTGGTTGCAGCAGCCGTGTACTGGGCACAGTGTTTTGCAagctttttttaaaattattattGGCTGTATCTGACTCAAGGAGTTATGCGCTGACGTGTTCGGGACCCGCTAGCATTGGTGGGGCGTGGATGGTGCAAGGGTGGAGTGTGGACTGTTGGGGGGTGGGGGTCAGTGTTGTGCGGACGGTGCCTCCAGCAAGACAGGGTGGTGGCCTGTAGTGCAGTGCTCTAGGGATTTCTACTTGTGTTCTTCCTTGACCTTGCACCCCTGCCAGCCATCCTGTACAAGCTGAAGCTGGGCCAATCGGTCACCACAATTCCCACAGTGGGCTTCAATGTAGAGACTGTCACTTACAAGAACGTCAAATTCAACGTTTGGGTGAGTAGTGGCCGTGCTCGTAGTAGTGCAGTTTGGAGCATTCCGTGATGACCTCTTTTGCAAAATGATGATGCACATCTCAGATAAGCCTTTCTTGTTCCTGTTAATCTTTGTCTCTTGCATGCAGGTATAGATGCTGACTGTTTTAAGCTGCTTAGGTGTTCTTAAGAATGCTATCATGGAGATACCACAGGTAGCGCGATGTGGCACACAGTTCAGTTGCGTTGATTCTTGTAATTAGCTGCTTTGGAATTGTGGTGAGCCTGGTTATCACGTTTCAGCCCTTGAATTGGGATGTTTTACTTTCATGTCTAAGACCCCGCATTCTGCTTCCTGCCCTCAGGGAACTTCATTTTCTTTGTGTGCAAAGGAATGTTGTTGTTATTATTTGCATTGGAGAGACTGGGGGAATCCATGGGGCTGTGTCGTGGTGCGATGCAGGACGTCGGCGGCCAGGACAAGATTCGTCCCCTGTGGCGGCACTACTACACGGGCACGCAGGGACTAATCTTTGTGGTGGACTGTGCCGACCGGGACCGCATCGACGAGGCGCGCCAGGAGCTGCACAAGATCATCAATGACCGCGAGATGCGCGACGCCATCATCCTGGTCTTTGCCAACAAGCAGGACCTGCCTGATGGTGAGTGCCGTCTCCCAACTGCACCTCCTTCCTGTAAAGAAGTGCTCATGGCACCGTTGTGGCCACAGTTACCGATGTTATTCAGATGCTGTAAGTTCAGGCGCCTTAATTGTTCGGATACCGTGTGTAATACCACACAGTTGATGGGGAGTGATTTTTTTTGTGACTGCTTGATTTGTCGTCAGCCTAACTACACtgactgcagggcagaggcctctctcTCGTTCCTCCAGTCGATTCTGTCCTGTGCCTGCATTGGTTGAAGGTGGGGTTGTGTCTTGTCTGGCCGTCTTCCCTGGTCCTATTATTTGTGCTGTTTGCAACGTGGGCTTCGTCTTGGAAAACACTGGCATCGCCAAGCTAGAGCATGCAGCGCATGCTGACTTGAAAATCCCAGTGCCGGGCCCTGAGGCGGTCAGGTTCCTTTGTGGCCTGGGACTGCAAATCATAGAATTGAGAAGCGCATGCTCATAGTGGCGCGCATGTTCAGACTGCTCAACACTCGTTGACTGCAAAAAATTTCAGCTTTTGCGGTGCCTAACTTGTTTCATGAACTTTGCAGGCTGTACGCATAATCCTTTGACGTTCACACACAGGAGAAAAAAATGCTCATCCTTCTGTAGTAAAGTTGGCTTACGTATCCCTTAAGTGCTGCTGCTTGGAGTGCGCGCCATGCGCTAGAGGCACAGCTGCACTGAGATGATGCATTTGATTTCATTGCCTGGTTGGGTGTCGTCACGATGTCGGCACATATCACACTGCGCTAACATCAACTGCTGTCTGATTGTTAGTATCTGTCCCTCAAGGTACTGTTGCTGGCTGATGGTGCGCTACCTTAGTCCTACTAGTGAGAGAGCCTGTTCGGCCATCCACTGACTCTGCGCTCTCGCATTTCTCTTAATTGCCCTGCTGACTTGAAAATCGCAGTGCCGCTGGGACCCCATGTTCCAGTGCCAGGCCCTGAGGTGGGCaggttcctcctcctcctccctcaccCTTGCTTGGTTCTGTTTGTGCAATCCCTCGCTCTTCTtgccgcttaaaaaaaaaattttattaatgaagtcacaattatgaaagcttcagggaacatgtatttttgcgtgctggttccaaatatggaatttactTTAATGTACAACAAGTCCTTGTGGACTTGATGTAacatgttatgtaactttttggggagagctttcaagaaatcctgctgcaggggacttgctagaatgcatgccattggtttctcttgacattaagctatgcaataaagctaaaattattatcctgcctatcacagaagttgagttacagggtttttAACCTCATACTTCACAAACAGAAAGaaatttgtcttcctgtttctgaagtgacaacttcaaaattctgtaactcaacttctatgacaggcaggatgataattttagctttattgcatagcttaatgtcaagagaaaccaatggcatgcattctagcaagtccCCTGCAGCcggatttcttgaaagctctccacaaaaaattatataacatattgcataagtgctcaagaaattgttgcacatgaaattaaattcaatatttggaatcagcacgcaaaaatacatgttccctgaagatttcataattgtgactttattaataaaaaaaattttctatGACCCTCCTCCCCCATTAAACTTGTCTGCCCTCAGATGTCCTCACCCTAAATTTCAGCATTTTAGATGTCCAAGCTGTCATGTTAGTCTTGCCCCTCTGGCTTCCCACTACAGCTGGTGTGTTCTGTCGCACAGCAATTCTCGTTGCACCATTCTTGGGTGTTCCCCTGTTGGTAACACACACACTGCGTGGTATCGGTGGCGCTGTATGCGCAGTGCACCATTGAAGTCTGCAGGGAAGGTGCCATATTCGAGGATGGTGCTGGGGTGGTAGTTGTCACCGGAATATGTACCGTTGGCAGTTCGTTTTTATTAGTTGTTAGCAGCAACCAGACGCTTCTTGCATGAACCACCCCTGCTCTCAGTGGGAAGCGGCTCTAAAATTATGCCTGCGCTCTTATCAGTGCGAGCCTGCGTGTTCTGTTCTCTGAGGCGTGGCTAACGAAGTGCTCACACTGGGCTCGGCTGAAGTACGGTTCACAGGTTTGAGTCCCGCTTGTCCCTCTTGCGCGTAAAGTGGAAGCCATTATGCTAGGCTGGCGACTATCCAATCAACCtccaggtatttttttttatcggcAGTGTCGACAAGTGGGCCTTTGACGAGTCCCTGTTAACCTGAGACATTTGTTTCTTAGTCGGTGAAAGAGATGCATCAGGGtgccttttttttaaagttgATCTCAATGTGGATGACAGTTATACAGGTTGTTGGATCTTTATTATGCActttgcaaactttttcttttgctAGCTTTAAGAGCATTAGTGAAGTCCCTGTTAGTTTGAAAGAGCGCATATGTCATGTGCTTCATTCTAGGTGCATCTCTGTGCATTACTGGCAGTGATGGAGTCTGTCCAACCTTAGTTGCACAGTGCTGCCTTGAGCTTGGTACTTTGCCCATGGCACTGTGGCATACAGCTTTGTAACTGCTTGCAGTAGATTTCCCTTGCATGCACAGTTATGCCATAAATGTTAGCAAGAAAGCACTTAATGATCATACCTTGTGTGGACTGAACATCATACATCAGTGGTGAATGCACATGACACTTCCAACAGTGGGGTGCTGCAATTTCAAGTCTCAGTGACATGAATTGCCTGCCAACTCTTTTCATGTGCAGTATGCTTGTGAACTGCccttcacacacacatacatgccactttttcttccccccccccccgcccactgaAGAAACTCTTAAGAGAGAAGAGGATCCTAGACCAGACTTAAAATTTTTCAGGGAACATGCACTTTTATGTGCAGATTCCAAATATGCCACTTAGTTTCACGTAAAATAAGTCCCTGTGCCCTTGTGCAATATGCTATGTAAGTTTTTTTTCGAGACCTCTTAAAAAACATTTTGCTACAAGAAACTTGCTAAAATGTATGCCGTTAGTTTCTCTTGACAGTAAGGAAGGAAATAAGGGTAAAAATTATCATCCCATCTATATAAAACTTCAGTTCTAGGGTTTTGAAATTGCCACTTCAGGACAAAAAGAAAAACCCTTATTCCTGTCTGCTCAGTGCCACACCTCCAGGGTTGCGTTTTCATCATGTTGGTTAACTTTGAACAGCGCAAATAAAAAAACTACGAAGTGCATCTGAAAGAAATTTGCACATGCCACACACGTGACAAATCAAATATGCATGTTTTGTCAGACTGGGAGCTATGAAGCCTCTCATAGATCTCGTTTTTGGACTTTCTTTTAGAGTGCTGGTTCTAGATAACTATTCACTGAAGGGAAGAAACCACTATGTCCATACCACGATTAACTTTTTGTTCAAACGCTGCAGTAAACACTGCAGGAAATCAGGCAAGTCCAACAAAAGTATTGTTTTATGCACTGCATTTTTTGCTCACTGTACTTGTACCAGCAGCTATTGCTGCTAACAACACGTAACGATGAAGCTTAACTATATTTTTCTAATGAggtaaaaaaaatttttctgtCATAAACGAAAGGCGTTGTGGAAAATGGCCAATGACCACGCAAACGTGGGAACCCTGCCTTAATGAAATTCTTGGTGCTGTGCGAAGTTGAAGTGGTTTACTAATTATTTCCTTTTTAGAGTTGGAAG containing:
- the Arf6 gene encoding ADP-ribosylation factor 6, with amino-acid sequence MGKLLSKIFGNKEMRILMLGLDAAGKTTILYKLKLGQSVTTIPTVGFNVETVTYKNVKFNVWDVGGQDKIRPLWRHYYTGTQGLIFVVDCADRDRIDEARQELHKIINDREMRDAIILVFANKQDLPDAMKPHEIQEKLGLTRIRDRNWYVQPACATTGDGLFEGLTWLTSNHKS